DNA sequence from the Coturnix japonica isolate 7356 chromosome 3, Coturnix japonica 2.1, whole genome shotgun sequence genome:
TTGTGATACTATATACAGCCGGGATTTGGCAGGTGGCTTATGTAAAACTAAGACATGTCAATTGGAAggaatttgaagaaaatatcatACAGAATTGAAAGAAGCTGCTCCTCTGGGGCATCATTTAACCAGGTCAGCACATACTTTCTTCCTTACTGTTATATAACTGATATGATTTTAAGAAATGCTATTATTACTAAAAGGAGGAGCAGCTGGAAACTGTGGATAGCAAATAGTTTCAAGGGATAACCAGGCAGTATATCTCCTTCTAAGGGATTTgattaaatactttttttttttgttttctggggcATATTGCAGAACACGCTCAGGCAGCTTCCCCTCTGTCATGAATGGTATCAGTTCTACTGTCTTGAAACACCCACTAAAACAGCTTTGGGCCTCTCTACAACTAGAAAACACAGCTGATCTTCAAGCACAAACTTGGCTTCTCATCTTTCAGCTATTTCCCATTAAAACTGTGTACTTCTGTCTGATAATAACACTaagcttcttttctttagtGAATGTGAGCTTAAGTACTGCCAGCAAGTATGGTCCAGGCTCTTTAGCTGTCTGGTCATAGGCATTATTTATGTGAATTACTTTAACAGTAGTTAAATTACAGTCAAAATAGGtttccacagctctgtgctacTGCCAGCCTAGTAAAGCCAAAGTGCTTAATGCAGTCTGAAGCCACTGACTGTTCTGCATCTAGCAGTGTCTCTTTTGATTCACAGCAAAGTAACCCTCAAGTTAGCTGAACACCCTTTTGCTATCTgtactgtttttctccctctaaGCATAACCAGTGTTCAGCTAGACTAGCTTTACTGAATAACCAACCCACCACTTTAGAAAGAGTGGTGCCATGAAATAAAGTATTTAGTACACTGTTTGTCCTATGTACAATGATGCTCTCTAGTATCCATTTACTTTGCAATGTGGTCTTACAGCTACTTAATAAAATTAGACTTAAACCTGTAAAAAGCTGATACTTGTACTGGAATCAATGTGTTGTTCTTTTAGCAAACAGTTAATACTGGAAGTGACGCTATTGGAACTGTAAGAGCATAGAAGAGTCTCATCATGCCTCAGTGTTCCTTAAGATTGCATTCTCTGACTTGTTGCGTGTTAATATGCAAGCTGAATATGCAACTGGGATTTACTTATTTCAAAGCAGCGCTATCAAAAGAACATCTAACAGTTTGGCATCCCTTACCTTAAATATTACACTAACGCCAGCAGGATTTTCTAAGTATTTCAGAATTCAGACGCCACTCATTATCAAATGGAGATCTAGGTTATTTAGGAATATGCTTTATCTTTCTAATAACATTACAGATGATCACGATTTTTGATCAGAGTGTGCAGTCAAGCTTCTTCACTTCATACATGTTCCATCAGTCTACAAGTTCTGGAGCTACGATCAAGAATAACTCAGTAAAACAAGAATATACAtgattattttataaaacaggACATTTATTTATCAGTTTATCAGACTGTCTTAGTAATTGAGGTTGATAGGAGCAACTAGTTCCAGTACCAACACCCAAATACCTGGTGAATTCAtgatttcacttctgtttcttctgcttgagGTAGTGTATCCCAAACTGGCTCCTGGATGTGTTCAGGTATTTTCTCTATCTTAGTCTAgtacagaaggaaggaaacgaTTTATTATATCAACTAGTCAACATCtaactgctttgctttattttggtttcaGATATTTATTGGATTAATAGTGCCACCTAGTGACGTTTTTCAGTAATACATCCTCCTTTTAATAGTAACACAAAATGGTCTTTACAACTACATGTGTATACTGACTTTCTAACAAATTCAGTAATTATTAGTACTTGCATCTGGATTTAATCTCACAGCAGTTAAGAACATGAGATGGGAACTTACCTTTTTTACTTCCATGGCAACCCCTTCAGGTAAGTTTCGTTCAACATACTCTAAGTACACTGCAGCGGTACTGCCCGTGAGGTGTTTTAACTAAAACAGAAGTCATGTGTTTTATTAATGAAGGATAATACTTCAAACAGAATATAGAAAAGGAGGAGTTTGCTCTGACTTCTCTAGTTTTTGCAGTGGGTCCAAGCATCTTACACTAGGCCAGCTCCCATAGAATTCACCACAGGCAGGTAAGCAGTATGTATCTTATGCAAGTACAAAGCAGCAACTTCATGCAGAACTGTATATACTGTGTGTTCATACGTATTGATTATGATAGAAATGATGGACCTTAATACTGCAAGTATCAGATCAAACTGTGTGTTATGCAAGAACTCTCAGATTTGCTATACCCCTCAACATTCAAACTGGATAGCAATCCCCCAACTCCAGAATTTTACCACGTTCTTGATTCTAGTTTCTCTTGGAAAGCAGAAGTTGTATTTATGGTCTGTGGGCAGCCATCGGCACTGCTCTACTGTCTGAGCACTGAGGGCAGAGACACATTTCACTAAGCACAACTATACCATAATAGACCCTAGAGGCCACAAAATGCCAGCAGTAAACTTCTTCTAAGAAAATCAACCACAGCTGCATTCTAGACCATATATATGTCTGCGTCACCAGCCACAGAGCGAGTGGTTTGTACACACTTCCTTTCTGGTATTTCTCCCCTTCCAGTTTTAGTTTGTCACATGATGCTGCACAGGgcaaaagcattcaaaatatgaagcaaactcatggagaagagaatgctcagTGACTAGCAATGACTGTAACTTACCTGCAGCATCTTCCCTTCCTTGAGAAAGTTCTTATCCCACAGATTAGAAATTGAGagcataaaatatataaaggTAACTCTGATACCTaccttatttttaaatcattcttcCATATACTTGTCAAAATCAGCCTTATAGGCAGAAATTAGATGGACTGTACATTCAGAACAATTTCTGCTACATTTGATGTACCTACATCAGCTCTCTCTTACTATATTCCCAGCACTACCTAAAtcaatatttcttccttttacatCTTTCTTACCTCCAAACAGGTGTAATGTGTTCTCATTTCATACTGAACTCTGTGCTTCTTGTAAATGTGTACAGATTTTAACAGTGTAAGTCGTTCTATCGTCTTTGGAGGTCTGTGTCTGAACAaagtagaaagagaaaatgttgtAATATTGAATTTTACATAAATGATGTTAATATAAATTATCTGAGATTACAGTGAAATCTGCTCTTATCTGACATTTAGAAGATCCACAAGGCAGTATGAAGTACTGGTACAGTTTAGCATTAACACTACAGCAGCACCGATGACTGTAACAAGAATATTCCTGGTGTCTTTCACGCAGTTACAATGCAATCCTACTATGGCAGCACTGCAAGTAgcactgcttctgctttctcatcCCCACACCACCATCTGGGAAGTGTCAGATTTATATTTTGAGAAAGAATGTCAGATTAAACTCATTTCTtctacaaaaggaaaatacttgTAAGCGCGGAACTAGAGTTACAGCAGATGATGTAAGAAGCATCACATCGTGCTACAGATTGGTTACTTACACTTTTTCAACAGTTATGCCAAGTTCTTtagctgccagcactgcaaaaTACTCATAGCTGTCCAACACAGCTTTATCGTGGCCTTTAACTAAAAGGGACAGCCTCCGGTAGAGTATTTCTGGTT
Encoded proteins:
- the MRPS10 gene encoding 28S ribosomal protein S10, mitochondrial; its protein translation is MAARCLWRRLCQGSSFPASYASRVMQKQCFLRNFDLMGGRFSGSHVHTEEPKTNPLVSISDEPEILYRRLSLLVKGHDKAVLDSYEYFAVLAAKELGITVEKVHRPPKTIERLTLLKSVHIYKKHRVQYEMRTHYTCLELKHLTGSTAAVYLEYVERNLPEGVAMEVKKTKIEKIPEHIQEPVWDTLPQAEETEVKS